From the genome of uncultured Pseudodesulfovibrio sp., one region includes:
- a CDS encoding tetratricopeptide repeat protein encodes MCKKIEWYQEVLSLEPGSRVFFPLAKLFVENGQPEDAVKTLRQGLDRHPDYLEARMLLVELLTELDREAEVHEQLERVINPLRDYPAFWRGWARSLPVEQRDLAVFLMLVASNISGDTIKWTDVVFEGIGTLADRLVGAPLPPPVDCPPPFKLPERERPIFDDEGGRPDFRPGTGSFRTKTMADLLASQGDVEGALEIYRDLLQSTMSDERRAELQDRIVQLEHHRDGSGLDADADAFSVHAKNRLISTLETLAARFEARVQG; translated from the coding sequence ATGTGCAAAAAAATTGAATGGTATCAGGAAGTTCTCTCCCTTGAACCCGGCTCCCGGGTCTTCTTCCCTCTGGCCAAGCTGTTCGTGGAAAACGGGCAACCCGAGGACGCGGTCAAGACGCTCCGTCAGGGGTTGGACAGGCATCCCGATTACCTAGAGGCGCGCATGCTCCTGGTGGAACTGCTGACCGAACTCGACCGGGAGGCCGAGGTCCACGAGCAGTTGGAGCGGGTCATCAACCCCTTGCGCGATTATCCGGCGTTCTGGCGCGGCTGGGCACGCAGTCTGCCTGTCGAGCAGCGTGACCTTGCCGTTTTTCTGATGCTGGTGGCCTCCAATATTTCCGGCGATACCATCAAGTGGACCGATGTGGTCTTCGAGGGTATCGGCACATTGGCCGACCGGCTGGTGGGTGCGCCCCTGCCGCCCCCGGTTGACTGCCCGCCGCCGTTCAAACTTCCCGAGAGGGAGCGTCCGATTTTCGACGACGAGGGCGGGCGGCCGGACTTCAGACCCGGTACCGGTTCCTTCCGGACCAAGACCATGGCCGATCTGCTCGCATCCCAGGGAGATGTGGAAGGCGCACTTGAAATCTACCGGGATTTGTTGCAATCAACCATGTCCGACGAACGGCGTGCCGAGTTGCAGGACCGGATTGTGCAATTGGAGCACCATCGGGACGGCAGCGGGCTCGATGCTGACGCGGACGCCTTCAGCGTGCACGCCAAGAATCGGCTGATAAGCACGCTCGAAACTCTGGCCGCGCGGTTCGAAGCCCGGGTCCAGGGCTAG